In Tachypleus tridentatus isolate NWPU-2018 chromosome 7, ASM421037v1, whole genome shotgun sequence, a genomic segment contains:
- the LOC143256138 gene encoding protein GVQW3-like, translated as MNDLKEQRLAVKFCVKLGKSATKTFAMLNTAYGDVAMKRTACFKWHERFKDGRQSIEDNERSGRPSTSTDDPHVDKINTLVRANRRLTARELAEECGISVGSCYEILTEKLKMHRVAAKFVPQNSCVFGQTLDHCSSPPPYSPDLTPCDVFLFPKLKRPLKGRRFETIPEIKANATKELEDITKKAYQDCFNKCKHRWDKCVRWGGEYLEGVPDL; from the coding sequence atgaatgacctgaaggagcaacgacttgcagtgaaattttgtgttaaacttggaaaatctgcgactaaaacttttgctatgcttaacacggcttacggtgatgttgctatgaagcgtacggcatgtttcaagtggcatgaacgttttaaggatggtcgacagtccattgaagataatGAGCGctctggacgtccttccacatcaactgacgacccacacgtcgacaaaatcaacaccctggtgcgggcaaatcgacgtctgactgccagggagcttgctgaagagtgtgggatatcagttggatcttgttacgagattttgaccgaaaaattgaagatgcaccgcgttgctgcgaaatttgtgcctcagaactcgtgcgtttttggccaaacactcgatcactgttcttccccacccccctactcacctgaccttactccttgcgatgtttttttgttccccaaactcaaaagacccttgaaaggaagaagatttgagacgattcccgagattaaggcaaatgcgacaaaggagctggaggacattacaaaaaaagcgtaccaggactgtttcaacaagtgcaaacaccgttgggataagtgtgtgcgttggggaggagagtaccttgaaggggtcccagacctgtaa